In Acidovorax sp. GBBC 1281, a single window of DNA contains:
- a CDS encoding carboxylesterase family protein, whose amino-acid sequence MGLLAQASPQVNDGLPWSPTVDGKVIVGQPLAGYNAVSATASMPPKPFVFGVNRDEGAVFANMAFLKLGVVLNPVVFNEGLVPKVWPDDAKAILGYSTTVQGQPVFPYRAPTRPAPSYMNGTAATLSGVINDFAFRCGNLAMANRAAARNAQASPALPAFGYLFAQPPLIDLYSAGKPPTEVAACAPGKNGNVCHGNELPYVFNTLGTAYAVYTRGSQPPPPADQALAQTMAAAWASFVNSPASPAPWTPVAASGAQLPTAWTPYAGLSSSLAQWSTAGGPSSLPASSIDSAAHCTALWNTVAPIGGQ is encoded by the coding sequence GTGGGGCTTCTGGCCCAGGCGTCGCCCCAGGTCAACGATGGCCTGCCGTGGTCGCCCACCGTGGACGGCAAAGTCATCGTGGGCCAGCCCCTGGCCGGCTACAACGCGGTGTCCGCCACGGCCTCGATGCCGCCCAAGCCCTTCGTCTTCGGCGTGAACCGCGACGAGGGCGCCGTCTTCGCCAACATGGCCTTCCTGAAGCTGGGGGTGGTTCTCAATCCCGTGGTCTTCAACGAGGGGCTGGTGCCGAAGGTCTGGCCGGACGACGCCAAGGCGATCCTGGGCTACAGCACCACGGTGCAGGGCCAGCCGGTCTTCCCGTACCGCGCGCCCACCCGGCCCGCGCCGAGCTACATGAACGGCACGGCGGCGACGCTGTCCGGCGTGATCAACGACTTCGCGTTCCGCTGCGGCAACCTGGCCATGGCGAACCGGGCGGCCGCCCGCAACGCGCAAGCGAGCCCCGCGCTGCCGGCCTTCGGCTACCTGTTCGCCCAGCCGCCGCTGATCGACCTCTACAGCGCCGGCAAGCCGCCCACGGAAGTCGCGGCCTGCGCACCGGGCAAGAACGGCAACGTCTGCCACGGCAACGAGCTGCCCTACGTGTTCAACACCCTGGGAACGGCCTACGCGGTGTACACCCGGGGCAGCCAGCCGCCACCGCCCGCCGACCAGGCCCTGGCCCAGACCATGGCCGCCGCCTGGGCAAGCTTCGTGAACAGCCCCGCCAGCCCGGCGCCATGGACGCCGGTGGCCGCCAGCGGCGCCCAGCTGCCGACGGCCTGGACGCCCTATGCCGGCCTGTCCTCCTCGCTTGCGCAATGGAGCACCGCGGGCGGCCCCAGCAGCCTCCCGGCATCGTCCATCGATTCGGCGGCCCACTGCACCGCGCTGTGGAACACGGTGGCGCCCATCGGGGGGCAGTGA
- a CDS encoding 4-hydroxythreonine-4-phosphate dehydrogenase PdxA has product MNTQDRPVVALTLGDPAGIGPELIARLLARPETAQRANTVLVGDPWLWEDGQRIAGVQVATDAVGALADVRGRAGTARPAFLALDTVAPADVQRSRAGAAGGRSVLQVLDRCMDAALAGDIDAICFAPLNKQAMKMGGMQHEDELHHFAQHLGVTGYFCEFNTLGDLWTSRISSHVPLKDVASYLSVERIQQAAELIYRSLLASGVAAPKVAIAAFNPHGGDGGVCGREEIDTIAPAVQALQARDWPTPTPFHGPFPADTIFLKAQAGEYQAIVTMYHDQGQIAIKLLGFSRGVTVQGGLPIPITTPAHGTAYDIAGQGRASAEATWQAFQIACRMGSAQRAKALAAA; this is encoded by the coding sequence ATGAACACGCAAGACCGCCCCGTGGTGGCCCTCACGCTCGGCGACCCCGCCGGCATCGGCCCCGAACTCATCGCCCGCCTGCTGGCCAGGCCCGAGACCGCGCAGCGGGCCAACACCGTGCTGGTGGGCGACCCCTGGCTGTGGGAGGACGGCCAGCGCATCGCCGGCGTGCAGGTTGCGACCGATGCCGTGGGCGCGCTGGCCGATGTGCGGGGCCGTGCCGGCACCGCCCGGCCCGCCTTCCTGGCCCTGGACACGGTGGCCCCGGCCGACGTGCAGCGCAGCCGCGCCGGGGCGGCCGGGGGCCGCTCGGTGCTGCAGGTGCTGGACCGCTGCATGGATGCGGCGCTGGCCGGCGACATCGACGCCATCTGCTTTGCGCCGCTGAACAAGCAGGCCATGAAGATGGGCGGCATGCAGCACGAGGACGAGCTGCACCACTTCGCGCAGCACCTGGGCGTGACCGGCTACTTCTGCGAGTTCAACACGCTGGGCGACCTGTGGACCTCGCGCATCTCCTCGCACGTGCCGCTCAAGGACGTGGCGAGCTACCTGAGCGTGGAGCGCATCCAGCAGGCGGCCGAGCTGATCTACCGCTCGCTGCTCGCCAGCGGCGTGGCGGCACCGAAGGTGGCCATTGCCGCCTTCAACCCGCACGGCGGCGACGGCGGCGTGTGCGGGCGCGAGGAGATCGACACCATCGCGCCCGCCGTGCAGGCGCTGCAGGCGCGCGACTGGCCCACGCCGACGCCCTTCCACGGCCCGTTTCCGGCCGACACCATCTTCCTGAAGGCGCAGGCCGGCGAGTACCAGGCCATCGTGACCATGTACCACGACCAGGGCCAGATCGCGATCAAGCTGCTGGGCTTCTCGCGCGGGGTCACGGTGCAGGGCGGCCTGCCGATCCCGATCACCACGCCCGCGCACGGCACGGCCTACGACATCGCCGGCCAGGGCCGGGCCAGCGCCGAAGCGACCTGGCAGGCCTTCCAGATCGCCTGCCGCATGGGCAGCGCGCAGCGCGCCAAGGCGCTGGCCGCCGCCTGA
- a CDS encoding YncE family protein, producing MQRRELLKTAGLSLAASTLGPATVLAQAPAGRAPREVLLLIEKSSHCISHYDIASGERLHTIALPPFPHEFVVDAAQRYAYVGHYGVETSGHPGPGGTSVLQIDLATRTLARTIDLAPFNRLHGIQMDQSGRLYVLSEDRAQLAVLDRPETDTAVRRAVPVGGIKSHLFALTRDGQTAYAMNLLTHSVTQFRPHDAAFTPVACVPGDKPEGNVLSADERTLYVTCRWSNTLCAIDTATMKVVRSAPARNDPTRIYRCRDGRLLVSHYGDRSLSIVDPATLAEQAHIPMDARPIAVSLHPTRPWAFVSQDNDRVGIFHLESRRFERFIATQREPDVSYMLQG from the coding sequence ATGCAACGTCGGGAGCTTCTGAAGACCGCCGGCCTTTCGCTGGCCGCATCCACCCTGGGGCCGGCCACGGTCCTCGCCCAGGCGCCGGCGGGGCGCGCGCCGCGCGAGGTGCTGCTGCTGATCGAGAAATCGAGCCACTGCATCAGCCACTACGACATCGCCAGCGGCGAGCGGCTGCACACCATCGCCCTGCCCCCGTTCCCGCACGAATTCGTGGTGGACGCGGCGCAGCGGTACGCCTACGTAGGCCACTACGGCGTGGAGACCTCGGGGCACCCGGGCCCGGGCGGCACCAGCGTGCTGCAGATCGACCTGGCCACGCGCACGCTGGCGCGCACCATCGACCTGGCGCCGTTCAACCGCCTGCACGGCATCCAGATGGACCAGTCGGGCCGCCTCTATGTGCTGAGCGAGGACCGCGCGCAGCTGGCCGTGCTGGACCGGCCCGAGACCGACACCGCCGTGCGGCGCGCAGTGCCGGTGGGCGGCATCAAGAGCCACCTGTTCGCGCTCACCCGGGACGGCCAGACGGCCTACGCGATGAACCTGCTCACGCACTCGGTGACGCAGTTCAGGCCGCACGACGCCGCGTTCACGCCCGTGGCCTGCGTGCCCGGCGACAAGCCCGAAGGCAACGTGCTCAGCGCGGACGAGCGCACGCTGTACGTCACCTGCCGCTGGAGCAACACGCTGTGCGCCATCGACACGGCCACCATGAAGGTCGTGCGCAGCGCACCCGCGCGCAACGACCCCACGCGCATCTACCGCTGCCGCGACGGCCGGCTGCTGGTGTCCCACTACGGCGACCGCAGCCTGTCCATCGTGGACCCGGCGACGCTCGCCGAGCAGGCCCACATTCCCATGGACGCGCGCCCCATCGCGGTCAGCCTGCATCCCACCCGGCCCTGGGCCTTCGTGAGCCAGGACAACGACCGGGTCGGGATCTTCCACCTGGAATCGCGCCGGTTCGAGCGCTTCATCGCCACGCAGCGCGAACCGGACGTGTCGTACATGCTGCAAGGCTGA
- a CDS encoding L-rhamnonate dehydratase — translation MKIQSVRARVFQWKGQTVPPQGHFCSNAMDLLYSPAESMSTFRFHAWTVVEIETDDGIVGLGNVALAPKIAKAIIDEYLAPLVIGHDPWDYEYLWQRMYRSTHAWGRKGVAMAAISAVDLAIWDILGKSVNKPVFKLLGGRTKEKIPCYYSKLYRTDLKAMQDEAKTFLDQGFKAFKMRFGYGPAHLQHGVQENLKSVEAIREVIGYDTDLMLECYMGWNLEYAKRMLPKLAKFEPRWLEEPVIADDIDGYAELNAMNIIPISGGEHEFGLYGFKQLLDKKAVSVVQYDTNRVGGITAAHKINALCEAHSVPVIPHAGQMHNYHLTMSTLASPMAEYFPIFDVEVGNELFWYLFDGEPVAENGFLQLQDDVPGLGLSLKTEYLDQFDIVE, via the coding sequence ATGAAAATCCAATCCGTCCGCGCCCGTGTGTTCCAGTGGAAGGGCCAAACCGTGCCGCCGCAGGGCCACTTCTGCTCCAACGCCATGGACCTGCTGTATTCGCCGGCCGAGAGCATGAGCACCTTCCGTTTCCATGCGTGGACAGTGGTCGAGATCGAGACCGACGACGGCATCGTGGGCCTCGGCAACGTGGCACTGGCGCCGAAGATCGCCAAGGCCATCATCGACGAGTACCTCGCGCCCCTGGTCATCGGGCACGACCCGTGGGACTACGAGTACCTGTGGCAGCGCATGTACCGCAGCACGCATGCGTGGGGCCGCAAGGGCGTGGCCATGGCCGCCATCTCGGCGGTGGACCTGGCGATCTGGGACATCCTGGGCAAGAGCGTGAACAAGCCCGTGTTCAAGCTGCTGGGCGGCCGCACCAAGGAGAAGATCCCCTGCTACTACAGCAAGCTCTACCGCACCGACCTGAAGGCGATGCAGGACGAGGCGAAAACCTTCCTCGACCAGGGCTTCAAGGCCTTCAAGATGCGTTTCGGCTACGGCCCCGCGCACCTGCAGCACGGCGTGCAGGAGAACCTGAAGTCGGTCGAAGCCATCCGCGAGGTCATCGGCTACGACACCGACCTGATGCTCGAGTGCTACATGGGCTGGAACCTCGAATACGCCAAGCGCATGCTGCCCAAACTCGCGAAGTTCGAGCCGCGCTGGCTGGAGGAACCCGTGATCGCCGACGACATCGACGGCTATGCCGAACTGAACGCGATGAACATCATCCCCATTTCGGGCGGCGAGCACGAGTTCGGCCTGTACGGCTTCAAGCAGCTGCTCGACAAAAAAGCCGTGAGCGTCGTGCAGTACGACACCAACCGGGTGGGCGGCATCACCGCCGCGCACAAGATCAACGCGCTGTGCGAGGCGCATTCCGTGCCGGTGATTCCGCACGCGGGCCAGATGCACAACTACCACCTGACCATGAGCACGCTGGCCTCGCCCATGGCGGAGTACTTTCCCATCTTCGACGTGGAGGTGGGCAACGAGCTGTTCTGGTACCTCTTCGACGGCGAGCCCGTCGCGGAGAACGGCTTCCTGCAGCTCCAGGACGACGTGCCGGGCCTGGGCCTTTCGCTCAAGACCGAGTACCTCGACCAGTTCGACATCGTGGAATAG
- a CDS encoding class I SAM-dependent methyltransferase — protein MHRLPWPLPALLAWAAAWLAYLGLQGRAAPVVALIAACAVGTAASVLGTGWWRRGLIAAGFPLSLALSGAASVPAWAWLVPLALLLLVYPLNAWRDAPLFPTPHDALLSLARAVALPAGARVLDAGCGLGDGLLALRRAYPQARLAGVEWSWPLRLLCALRCPWAEVRRGDLWRADWSGCTMVYLFQRPESMARALAKAQAEMAPGTWLVSLAFEVPGATPHARLPPDGGHAVWIYRMGPAPVASRPAAAL, from the coding sequence ATGCACCGACTGCCCTGGCCCCTGCCCGCCCTCCTGGCCTGGGCCGCCGCATGGCTGGCGTACCTGGGCCTGCAGGGCCGGGCGGCGCCGGTAGTGGCGCTGATCGCGGCCTGCGCCGTGGGCACCGCAGCCAGCGTGCTGGGCACGGGCTGGTGGCGCCGCGGGCTGATCGCGGCGGGGTTTCCGCTGTCGCTGGCGCTGTCCGGCGCGGCCAGCGTGCCGGCCTGGGCCTGGCTGGTGCCGCTCGCGCTGCTGCTGCTGGTGTACCCGCTCAATGCCTGGCGCGATGCACCCCTGTTTCCCACGCCGCACGATGCGCTGCTCAGCCTGGCCCGCGCGGTGGCGCTGCCGGCGGGCGCGCGGGTGCTGGACGCCGGCTGCGGCCTGGGCGACGGCCTGCTCGCCCTGCGCCGCGCCTATCCGCAGGCGCGGCTGGCGGGCGTGGAATGGAGCTGGCCGCTGCGACTGCTGTGCGCGCTGCGTTGCCCGTGGGCCGAGGTGCGTCGGGGCGACCTGTGGCGCGCCGACTGGAGCGGCTGCACGATGGTGTATTTGTTCCAGCGCCCCGAGAGCATGGCCCGCGCCTTGGCCAAGGCGCAGGCGGAAATGGCGCCGGGCACCTGGCTGGTCAGCCTGGCGTTTGAGGTGCCGGGGGCCACGCCGCATGCCCGCCTGCCGCCGGACGGCGGGCATGCGGTGTGGATCTACCGCATGGGGCCCGCGCCGGTGGCCAGCCGACCGGCCGCGGCGCTATGA
- a CDS encoding carboxylesterase family protein — protein MQRPPSARRALLALATPALLCLGAPNMAAAATAPACASGTTVTIAGAPAAPTLCGLQTPVTPAGASAPMPVNAYLGIQYATAARFQPPAATVPAGSNVAQTAAGPFCPQAARPNLPTSAQSENCLYLNVFTPQSAIGAQPQRPVLFFIHGGAFVEGSGYLPLYDSAKGATVGNLYDGSYLAAAGDMVVVTINYRLGALGFLALDNAVENPTVGGPLQGNFGILDQQAALDWVQKYIGAFGGDATRVTVAGESAGAMSAGLHLFSAPDSATRFQAAIMESNPVGSVYRTPAQAQGIGSLFRDALCTQVGGCLAKKPILLKATPAQIVAAQAGRLFSTQDRSGPPRP, from the coding sequence ATGCAACGACCCCCTTCCGCCCGACGCGCCTTGCTGGCGCTGGCGACCCCTGCCCTGCTGTGCCTGGGTGCCCCGAACATGGCCGCAGCCGCCACGGCACCGGCCTGCGCGAGCGGCACCACCGTCACCATCGCCGGCGCGCCCGCGGCGCCCACGCTGTGCGGGCTGCAGACGCCCGTTACCCCCGCGGGCGCATCGGCGCCGATGCCGGTGAACGCCTACCTGGGCATCCAGTACGCGACGGCCGCGCGGTTCCAGCCCCCGGCGGCGACCGTTCCGGCCGGCAGCAACGTGGCGCAGACGGCCGCCGGCCCGTTCTGCCCGCAGGCCGCGCGGCCGAACCTTCCCACCAGCGCGCAGAGCGAGAACTGCCTGTACCTGAACGTCTTCACGCCGCAGTCGGCCATCGGCGCGCAGCCCCAGCGGCCGGTGCTGTTCTTCATCCACGGCGGCGCGTTCGTGGAGGGCAGCGGCTACCTGCCGCTGTACGACAGCGCCAAGGGCGCCACGGTGGGCAACCTGTACGACGGCTCGTACCTCGCGGCGGCGGGCGACATGGTGGTCGTCACCATCAACTACCGCCTGGGGGCGCTGGGCTTCCTGGCCCTCGACAACGCGGTGGAAAACCCCACCGTCGGGGGACCGCTGCAGGGCAATTTCGGCATCCTGGACCAGCAGGCGGCGCTGGACTGGGTGCAGAAGTACATCGGCGCCTTCGGGGGCGATGCCACCCGGGTGACGGTCGCGGGCGAGAGCGCCGGGGCCATGTCGGCGGGGCTGCACCTGTTCTCGGCACCGGACAGTGCCACGCGCTTTCAGGCCGCCATCATGGAGAGCAACCCGGTGGGCTCGGTGTACCGCACGCCCGCGCAGGCGCAAGGAATAGGAAGCCTGTTTCGCGATGCCCTGTGCACCCAGGTGGGCGGGTGCCTTGCCAAGAAGCCCATCCTGCTGAAGGCCACACCGGCGCAGATCGTCGCGGCCCAGGCAGGCCGGCTGTTCAGCACCCAGGACCGGTCCGGCCCCCCAAGGCCCTGA
- a CDS encoding UbiA family prenyltransferase, which produces MLHESSLQLLRDGPWRALALPVWLARGKAALKQEIGQRVQMDVATLPYNVPFVQWLRNQHAAGRRTVLCTASDCSVAQAIAAHLGCFDQVMASDGATNLAGRAKAAALVQAFGERGFDYAGNSQADVPVWQAARSAIVVNASGAVTRRAEAHGNVAERFPREPAGLKPWRKALRLHQWLKNLLLFVPLVAAHRVADGEAWGLLLVAFLAFSLCASSVYVANDLLDLESDRRHPRKRLRPFASGALAAWQGVALVPVLTAASFALAWQVGQGFFGWLLGYFAITWAYSLALKRWVLVDCIALAVLYTLRIVAGAYAITQPLSFWLLAFSGFLFLSLAFVKRYAELMVQQAAGKTQAHGRGYLTSDAPIVQNLGIAAGYTAVVVLALYLNSESVLLMYRAPEMIWAAVPVMVFWVSWMWLRAVRGQMHDDPLVFAFKDRASLAAGALFSLAMVAAALGLPW; this is translated from the coding sequence ATGCTGCACGAATCGTCGCTGCAGCTGCTGCGGGACGGGCCGTGGCGCGCGCTGGCCCTGCCCGTGTGGCTGGCGCGGGGCAAGGCGGCGCTCAAGCAGGAGATCGGGCAGCGGGTGCAGATGGACGTGGCCACGCTGCCCTACAACGTGCCTTTCGTGCAGTGGCTGCGCAACCAGCACGCGGCCGGGCGGCGCACCGTGCTGTGCACGGCCTCCGACTGCTCGGTGGCGCAGGCCATCGCCGCCCACCTGGGGTGCTTCGACCAGGTCATGGCCAGCGATGGCGCCACCAACCTCGCCGGGCGGGCCAAGGCCGCCGCGCTGGTGCAGGCCTTTGGCGAGCGCGGCTTCGACTATGCCGGCAACTCGCAGGCGGACGTGCCGGTGTGGCAGGCCGCGCGCTCGGCCATCGTGGTCAATGCCTCGGGCGCCGTCACCCGGCGGGCCGAGGCGCACGGCAACGTGGCCGAACGCTTTCCCCGCGAGCCCGCGGGCCTCAAGCCCTGGCGCAAGGCCCTGCGACTGCACCAGTGGCTCAAGAACCTGCTGCTGTTCGTGCCGCTGGTGGCGGCCCACCGCGTGGCCGACGGCGAGGCCTGGGGCCTGCTGCTGGTGGCCTTCCTGGCCTTCAGCCTGTGCGCCTCGTCGGTCTACGTGGCCAACGACCTGCTCGATCTGGAAAGCGACCGCCGGCACCCGCGCAAGCGCCTGCGGCCCTTCGCCTCGGGCGCGCTGGCTGCCTGGCAGGGCGTGGCCCTGGTGCCGGTGCTCACAGCGGCGAGCTTCGCGCTGGCCTGGCAGGTGGGCCAGGGGTTCTTCGGCTGGCTGCTGGGGTACTTCGCCATCACCTGGGCGTATTCGCTCGCGCTCAAGCGCTGGGTGCTGGTCGATTGCATCGCGCTGGCGGTGCTCTACACGCTGCGCATCGTGGCGGGCGCCTACGCCATCACGCAGCCGCTGTCGTTTTGGCTGCTGGCGTTCTCGGGCTTTCTCTTCCTGTCGCTGGCCTTCGTCAAGCGCTATGCCGAGCTGATGGTGCAGCAGGCCGCGGGCAAGACGCAGGCGCACGGGCGCGGCTACCTCACCTCGGACGCACCCATCGTGCAGAACCTGGGCATCGCCGCCGGCTACACGGCCGTGGTGGTGCTGGCGCTGTACCTCAACAGCGAATCGGTGCTGCTGATGTACCGCGCGCCGGAGATGATCTGGGCCGCCGTGCCGGTGATGGTGTTCTGGGTGAGCTGGATGTGGCTGCGCGCGGTGCGCGGGCAGATGCATGACGACCCGCTGGTCTTCGCCTTCAAGGACCGCGCCAGCCTGGCCGCGGGCGCGCTGTTCAGCCTGGCGATGGTCGCCGCCGCCCTGGGACTGCCGTGGTAG
- a CDS encoding peptidoglycan-binding domain-containing protein, protein MSKKTLPLLAAACAAVLLTGCETTNMKMGSAESKTVATGAAAGGATANESSDLQKCASPLGTVSLVENQQAGWYTILRNEYRLPPTANLLRLLIQQSNCFIVVERSASGMTAMDRERALMQSGEMRGGSNFGKGQMVASDYGLSPEIVFSNSDAGGIGGVLGGLIGGGSGRAIGALGGGLKTREASAMLTLVDNRSGVQISASEGSASKSDFAGFGSLFGGSAGGSLGGYQNTAQGKVLTAAFMDAYNQMVVALRNYKAQSVQGQGLGGGGRLGVDGGAAPSQTRAGVPTPAGAPAGAPAMSVREAQERLNALGYNVGTPDGAAGARTATALRNFQKSKGLPITGRVDAATADALSR, encoded by the coding sequence ATGTCCAAGAAGACCTTGCCACTGCTGGCCGCCGCCTGTGCCGCCGTCCTGTTGACGGGCTGCGAAACCACCAACATGAAAATGGGCAGCGCCGAGTCCAAGACGGTCGCCACCGGCGCGGCCGCTGGCGGTGCCACGGCCAACGAAAGCAGCGACCTGCAAAAGTGCGCTTCGCCCCTGGGCACCGTGTCGCTGGTGGAAAACCAGCAGGCCGGCTGGTACACCATCCTGCGCAACGAATACCGCCTGCCGCCCACGGCCAACCTGCTGCGCCTGCTGATCCAGCAATCGAACTGCTTCATCGTGGTGGAGCGCAGCGCCTCGGGCATGACGGCCATGGACCGCGAGCGCGCGCTCATGCAGTCCGGCGAAATGCGCGGCGGCAGCAACTTCGGCAAGGGACAGATGGTCGCCTCCGATTACGGCCTGTCGCCCGAGATCGTGTTCTCCAACAGCGATGCCGGCGGCATTGGCGGCGTGCTGGGCGGGCTCATCGGCGGCGGCAGCGGCCGGGCCATCGGCGCTCTGGGCGGCGGGCTCAAGACGCGCGAGGCCAGCGCCATGCTGACCCTGGTGGACAACCGCTCGGGCGTGCAGATCTCGGCCTCCGAGGGCAGCGCTTCCAAGAGCGATTTCGCCGGCTTCGGCAGCCTGTTCGGCGGCTCGGCCGGCGGCTCGCTGGGCGGCTACCAGAACACGGCGCAGGGCAAGGTGCTCACCGCCGCGTTCATGGACGCGTACAACCAGATGGTCGTGGCGCTGCGCAACTACAAGGCGCAAAGCGTGCAGGGCCAGGGCCTGGGCGGCGGCGGCCGCCTGGGCGTGGACGGCGGTGCCGCACCGTCGCAGACCCGTGCCGGCGTTCCCACGCCCGCCGGGGCCCCGGCCGGCGCCCCTGCCATGTCGGTGCGCGAGGCGCAGGAGCGCCTGAACGCCCTGGGCTACAACGTGGGCACGCCCGATGGCGCTGCCGGCGCCCGCACGGCCACCGCGCTGCGCAACTTCCAAAAATCGAAGGGCCTGCCGATCACGGGCCGCGTGGACGCCGCCACGGCCGACGCGCTCTCGCGCTGA
- a CDS encoding Bug family tripartite tricarboxylate transporter substrate binding protein, which produces MWCRIPLPGLALAAAVLIPLGASAQEWPTRPVRILVGSAPGGGTDAMARAVADRLSPLLKQPTVVENRPGASNTLAADATARSTDGHTMVMGVVTAHAIAPHLLKLAYDNNRDLVPVAFVGAVPNVLVVTNALPAQSVKELVALAKKAPGTINFASSGAGSTQHIAAEMFKDAAGIDLMHVPYKGSGTALVDLVGGQVQMSFDTMPSVLGQIKSAKMRALAVTTPQRNPQLPQVPTMAEAGLPQVDISAWYGIYMPAATPKAVQQKVHDAVNEVLAMPETQTRLGAVGAELKPISQAEFIAFQNAEFKRYGDLIRKNNIRID; this is translated from the coding sequence ATGTGGTGCCGCATCCCCCTGCCCGGCCTGGCCCTGGCCGCCGCCGTCCTCATCCCCCTGGGCGCCAGCGCCCAGGAATGGCCGACCCGGCCTGTCCGCATCTTGGTGGGCTCGGCCCCGGGCGGCGGCACCGACGCCATGGCCCGCGCCGTGGCCGACCGGCTGAGCCCGCTGCTCAAGCAGCCCACGGTGGTGGAAAACCGCCCCGGAGCCTCCAACACGCTGGCGGCCGATGCCACCGCCAGGTCCACCGACGGCCACACGATGGTGATGGGCGTGGTCACCGCGCACGCCATCGCCCCGCACCTCTTGAAGCTGGCCTACGACAACAACCGCGACCTGGTACCGGTGGCCTTCGTGGGCGCGGTGCCCAACGTGCTGGTGGTGACCAACGCCCTGCCCGCGCAGTCGGTCAAGGAGCTGGTGGCCCTGGCGAAGAAAGCGCCCGGCACCATCAACTTCGCCAGCAGCGGTGCGGGCAGCACGCAGCACATCGCGGCCGAGATGTTCAAGGACGCGGCCGGCATCGACCTGATGCACGTGCCGTACAAGGGCAGCGGCACCGCGCTGGTCGATCTGGTGGGCGGCCAGGTGCAGATGAGCTTCGACACCATGCCCTCGGTGCTGGGCCAGATCAAGTCCGCCAAAATGCGCGCCCTGGCCGTGACCACGCCGCAGCGCAACCCGCAGCTGCCGCAGGTGCCCACCATGGCCGAGGCCGGCCTGCCGCAGGTGGACATCAGCGCCTGGTACGGCATCTACATGCCTGCCGCCACGCCCAAGGCGGTGCAGCAGAAGGTGCACGACGCGGTGAACGAGGTGCTGGCCATGCCCGAGACGCAGACCCGCCTGGGCGCCGTCGGGGCCGAACTCAAGCCGATCTCGCAGGCCGAGTTCATCGCCTTCCAGAACGCCGAGTTCAAGCGCTACGGCGACCTCATCCGCAAGAACAACATCCGCATCGACTAG
- a CDS encoding dihydrodipicolinate synthase family protein, translating to MPGLSNPRYRGIFPVAPTPFHEDGTLDLASQRRCLDFMIDSGVDGLCILANFSEQFLLSDDEREVLTRTALEHVAGRVPVIVTTTHTSTAVCAARSRRAQDMGAAMVMVMPPYHGATFRFGEAPVRAFYQGVSDAIGIPIMVQDAPAAGTPLSPAFLADMATTIEQVCYFKMETAGAATKLRELIALGGEAIEGPWDGEEAITMLADLEAGATGAMTGAGFADGIRPILQAHRQGDADAAFAHYQRWLPLINHENRQAGFLAAKALMKEGGVIACEAPRAPWPPMHPEVRRQLIGIARRLDPLVLRWGR from the coding sequence ATGCCCGGCCTCTCCAACCCCCGCTACCGCGGCATCTTCCCCGTCGCGCCCACCCCGTTCCACGAAGACGGCACGCTGGACCTGGCCAGCCAGAGGCGCTGCCTGGACTTCATGATCGACTCGGGCGTGGACGGCCTGTGCATCCTGGCCAATTTCTCCGAGCAGTTCCTGCTGTCGGACGACGAACGCGAGGTGCTGACGCGCACCGCGCTGGAACACGTCGCCGGCCGCGTGCCGGTGATCGTCACCACCACGCACACCAGCACCGCCGTCTGCGCCGCCCGCAGTCGGCGCGCGCAGGACATGGGCGCGGCGATGGTCATGGTCATGCCGCCCTACCACGGCGCCACCTTCCGCTTCGGCGAGGCGCCGGTGCGCGCCTTCTACCAGGGCGTGTCGGACGCCATCGGCATTCCCATCATGGTCCAGGACGCACCGGCGGCCGGCACGCCGCTGTCGCCCGCCTTCCTGGCCGACATGGCGACGACGATCGAGCAGGTGTGCTACTTCAAGATGGAGACGGCCGGCGCCGCCACGAAGCTGCGCGAGCTGATCGCCCTGGGCGGCGAGGCCATCGAAGGCCCGTGGGACGGCGAGGAAGCCATCACCATGCTGGCCGACCTGGAGGCCGGCGCCACCGGCGCCATGACCGGCGCGGGCTTTGCCGACGGCATCCGCCCCATCCTCCAGGCGCACCGCCAGGGCGATGCGGACGCGGCCTTCGCCCACTACCAGCGCTGGCTGCCGCTCATCAACCACGAGAACCGCCAGGCGGGCTTCCTGGCCGCCAAGGCGCTCATGAAGGAAGGCGGCGTGATCGCCTGCGAGGCGCCGCGCGCGCCCTGGCCGCCGATGCACCCCGAGGTGCGCCGCCAGCTCATCGGCATCGCGCGGCGGCTCGATCCGCTGGTGCTGCGCTGGGGGCGCTGA